In Silene latifolia isolate original U9 population chromosome X, ASM4854445v1, whole genome shotgun sequence, the following proteins share a genomic window:
- the LOC141618173 gene encoding small ribosomal subunit protein uS10z/uS10x-like: MAYAMKPAKAGLEESAEQIHKIRITLSSKDVKNLEKVCSDLIRGAKDKQLRVKGPVRIPTKVLKITTRKSPCGEGTNTFDRFELRVHKRVIDLFSSPDVVKQITSITIEPGVEVEVTIADS; encoded by the exons ATGGCGTATGCAATGAAGCCAGCGAAAGCAGGATTGGAGGAATCAGCAGAGCAGATTCATAAGATTAGAATCACGCTTTCTTCCAAGGATGTCAAGAATCTTGAGAAAG TGTGTTCTGATCTTATCCGTGGTGCCAAGGATAAGCAACTTAGGGTTAAGGGACCGGTCAGAATTCCCACCAAGGTTCTGAAGATCACAACAAGGAAGTCTCCCTGTGGTGAAG GAACCAACACCTTCGATAGATTCGAGTTGCGTGTTCACAAGAGAGTGATCGACCTATTCAGCTCACCTGATGTTGTCAAGCAGATCACTTCAATCACCATTGAACCTGGTGTCGAGGTTGAGGTCACAATAGCCGACTCTTAA